From a region of the Nitrospiria bacterium genome:
- a CDS encoding glycosyltransferase family 2 protein, which translates to MTLPDRPLLSVVVPVYNEEAVLHEFFKRLQAVLNELRGLSGAEIIFVDDGSRDGTARILSELVRWNKSVKVLQFSRNFGHQIALTAGLDHAKGDAVVVIDADLQDPPETIPRLLDKWREGYEVVYAVRESREMDSWFKRSTARLFYALMRIIGNLDLPMDAGDFRLLDRKVVDAFRSIGERHRFVRGLTLWVGFRQTGVLYARAERFAGSTKYPFGKMLKLAWDGVTSFSFAPLRLAIYLGLIVSVLSFLLGLFVIFGRFFFDRTEFLGFPTHGWGSLMVAVLFLAGVQLIVLGMMGEYLGRTYDEVKRRPLYILRERIGFDE; encoded by the coding sequence ATGACACTGCCGGACAGACCCTTGCTGAGCGTCGTTGTGCCGGTCTATAACGAAGAGGCCGTTTTGCATGAATTCTTTAAACGGCTCCAAGCGGTCCTCAACGAGCTGCGCGGACTTTCCGGCGCGGAAATTATTTTTGTGGACGACGGCAGCCGCGACGGCACGGCGAGGATCCTGTCGGAGCTGGTTCGCTGGAACAAATCCGTCAAGGTGCTTCAGTTCTCCCGAAATTTCGGCCATCAAATCGCGTTGACGGCGGGACTGGATCATGCGAAAGGGGATGCGGTCGTGGTGATCGACGCGGATCTCCAGGACCCGCCCGAGACGATCCCCCGCTTGCTTGACAAATGGCGGGAAGGGTATGAAGTGGTCTATGCCGTCCGCGAGAGCCGCGAGATGGACTCCTGGTTCAAGCGGAGCACGGCGCGGCTGTTCTACGCCCTCATGCGGATAATCGGAAACCTCGACCTCCCGATGGATGCCGGGGATTTCCGCCTGCTGGACCGAAAAGTCGTGGATGCGTTTCGGTCCATCGGCGAACGCCACCGCTTTGTCCGCGGGCTCACGCTTTGGGTCGGGTTCCGCCAAACGGGCGTTCTCTACGCCCGCGCGGAACGCTTCGCCGGAAGCACAAAATACCCCTTCGGCAAGATGCTCAAACTGGCCTGGGACGGCGTGACCTCTTTTTCCTTTGCTCCTCTGCGGCTCGCGATCTATCTCGGGCTGATCGTGTCGGTTTTAAGTTTTCTGTTGGGGCTTTTTGTGATTTTTGGACGGTTTTTTTTCGACCGGACCGAATTCCTGGGTTTCCCGACGCACGGGTGGGGCTCGCTCATGGTGGCGGTCTTGTTCCTGGCCGGCGTCCAGCTCATCGTTCTGGGCATGATGGGCGAGTATCTGGGGCGGACCTATGACGAAGTCAAACGCCGTCCGCTCTATATCCTTCGGGAGAGAATCGGCTTTGATGAGTAA
- a CDS encoding phosphatase PAP2 family protein gives MSKPTPGHPRRLRVSRKGLIRAGVIVALLLLVFLEDGPIRGVIKDLRVHAVLKLMHLLTWLGRGWVLGAEAIALYGIGRWLKRPELKQAGVRCLIAVSVAGAAVQVIKHLVGRPRPRLVDRGIVDWGPSFVSGHDSLPSGHTISAFAMAAVLSAFYPAGQWIWYALAVLVAFTRIYIDAHFPSDVFVGAVLGVLIGVWASRLKRERLKS, from the coding sequence ATGAGTAAGCCGACACCCGGTCATCCCCGTCGATTGCGGGTGAGCCGAAAGGGGCTGATCCGGGCGGGCGTGATCGTCGCTCTCCTTCTGCTCGTCTTTCTTGAGGACGGTCCGATCCGCGGCGTCATCAAGGATCTTCGGGTCCATGCGGTGTTGAAACTGATGCATCTTCTGACCTGGCTCGGGCGGGGTTGGGTCCTCGGGGCGGAGGCGATCGCACTCTACGGAATCGGCCGGTGGCTGAAACGGCCCGAATTAAAGCAGGCGGGCGTACGGTGTTTGATCGCGGTGTCGGTCGCCGGCGCGGCCGTGCAGGTGATCAAGCATCTGGTCGGACGGCCACGCCCGAGACTGGTGGACAGGGGCATCGTGGATTGGGGCCCGTCCTTTGTGAGCGGACACGACTCGCTCCCTTCCGGCCACACCATATCGGCCTTCGCCATGGCCGCGGTCCTTTCGGCCTTCTATCCGGCGGGTCAATGGATCTGGTATGCCCTCGCCGTCCTGGTGGCTTTTACGCGGATCTACATCGACGCGCATTTTCCCTCGGATGTCTTCGTCGGGGCCGTCTTGGGCGTGCTGATCGGCGTGTGGGCTTCGCGCCTGAAACGGGAGCGGCTTAAATCATGA
- a CDS encoding glycosyltransferase family 39 protein: MTRDTGFWTALMLGGFLFFYQLGAVPLFDLDEAIYGETAREMVETGNWITPQFNYSPDFDKPVLLYWFMAATFQIFGPSEFSARLPSAVFGLALLVMVYGFARRAANARTGLLAMLILSSSLEMVALSHAALTDMLLVFFITAALACFYLFYKTERDFWLAGVYLGAALAVLTKGPVGLVLPGLTIFLFIITVGPRDKLLRKIRPGWGMLIFSAVALPWYAAIFWLHGADFWDSFILRHNIDRFTSVIGGHAGAPFYYLAVLAIGFFPWAAFIPASLLSIFTASDSSERWKHIRRFPVERPLEWFLLLWAAVVFLFFTAAGTKLPSYIAPAVPALAVWVACYLDRRMDASSSTDAAEDRLSLGLMAVLTVITAGLLLSIPQGIEWARMKYGALAPFLVQPIDLNRVLMTMAAILLVGVMTYASLLRLMRRWAGFMVLVLMMGAFVFVLLFDFIPSVSGYVQRPLQDLTEQTRGWIRPEEPLVVFGMRKPSILFYARRGAVIFKSNQQEDLRRFVSSNRHAVVLSQVALIPVLDAVPQLTIRAEQGGYVLATNF; encoded by the coding sequence ATGACCCGGGACACCGGCTTCTGGACGGCGCTGATGCTGGGGGGCTTCCTGTTTTTCTATCAGCTCGGCGCCGTGCCGCTGTTTGATCTGGACGAAGCGATTTACGGCGAAACCGCCCGGGAAATGGTGGAAACCGGAAACTGGATCACCCCGCAATTCAATTACTCGCCCGATTTCGACAAACCGGTTCTGCTGTACTGGTTCATGGCCGCGACCTTCCAAATCTTCGGCCCGTCCGAGTTCTCCGCGCGCTTGCCCTCGGCCGTTTTCGGCCTCGCCCTGCTGGTCATGGTCTACGGCTTCGCCCGGCGGGCCGCGAACGCCCGCACCGGATTGCTCGCGATGCTGATCCTGTCCAGCAGCCTTGAGATGGTGGCGCTTTCCCACGCCGCGTTGACCGACATGCTCCTGGTCTTCTTCATCACCGCCGCCTTGGCCTGTTTCTATCTGTTCTACAAAACGGAGCGCGACTTCTGGCTGGCCGGGGTTTATCTGGGCGCGGCCCTGGCGGTTTTGACCAAGGGCCCGGTCGGTCTTGTTCTGCCGGGTTTGACCATTTTCCTTTTCATCATCACGGTCGGTCCGCGGGACAAGCTTCTTCGAAAAATCCGGCCGGGATGGGGGATGCTTATTTTTTCCGCCGTCGCGCTCCCGTGGTATGCGGCGATCTTTTGGCTTCACGGCGCGGACTTCTGGGATTCCTTTATTCTCCGGCACAACATCGATCGCTTTACCTCCGTGATCGGAGGCCATGCCGGCGCCCCGTTTTATTATCTGGCGGTCCTGGCGATCGGTTTTTTCCCATGGGCGGCGTTTATTCCCGCGTCGCTCCTTTCGATTTTTACCGCTTCGGATTCCTCCGAGCGATGGAAACATATCCGTCGCTTCCCGGTGGAACGTCCCTTGGAATGGTTTCTTTTGTTGTGGGCGGCCGTTGTTTTCCTGTTTTTCACGGCGGCCGGGACCAAGCTTCCGAGCTATATCGCGCCCGCCGTTCCGGCGCTGGCCGTTTGGGTCGCCTGTTACCTGGACCGGAGGATGGATGCATCCTCCTCGACGGACGCGGCGGAAGACCGGCTCTCCCTGGGCTTGATGGCGGTCCTGACCGTGATCACGGCCGGCCTTCTCCTTTCCATTCCCCAAGGGATTGAATGGGCCCGGATGAAGTACGGCGCCCTGGCCCCCTTCTTGGTCCAGCCGATCGATCTGAACCGGGTTTTGATGACGATGGCCGCGATTCTTTTGGTCGGCGTGATGACCTACGCGTCGCTGTTGCGCTTGATGAGACGGTGGGCGGGGTTCATGGTGTTGGTGCTGATGATGGGCGCGTTTGTGTTCGTCCTGCTGTTCGATTTCATCCCGTCGGTGAGCGGGTATGTGCAAAGGCCGTTGCAGGACCTCACCGAACAGACGCGGGGATGGATCCGTCCCGAGGAGCCTCTCGTGGTGTTCGGCATGAGAAAACCCAGCATTCTGTTTTACGCCCGCCGCGGGGCGGTCATCTTTAAATCGAATCAACAAGAAGACCTGCGTCGTTTCGTCTCATCGAATCGCCATGCGGTGGTGTTGAGCCAGGTCGCTTTGATTCCGGTCCTGGACGCCGTGCCTCAGCTCACGATCCGCGCGGAGCAAGGAGGGTATGTCCTGGCCACCAATTTCTAA